One genomic segment of Rivularia sp. PCC 7116 includes these proteins:
- a CDS encoding adenylate/guanylate cyclase domain-containing protein, producing MTLLNPGSVLATLTELTQVNRTHALLRRVKDLSVNEFVCLLDFITAEFQQFIRAIELINNEALETMLEKVLEAITLKIGQILQAEHTTIFLVDRDKGQLWSKVPQNNINKALEIRTPINVGIPGHVASTGQYLNIAETTTHPLFSPELEKQLGYKIENILCMPVVSSKNQIVAVVQLANKAGKIPFDNEDEKCFREFAASIGIILESCQSFYVAARNQRGATALLRATQTLGQSLDLEATLQIVMEQARILMQADRSTLFLYRKEMNELWTKVAAADGETVMEISIPSNRGIVGYVASTGEALNIPDAYKDPRFDPTTDRKTGYYTRNILCLPVFNSANELIGVTQLINKQKGSFSASDEEFMRAFNIQAGIALENARLFESVLLEKQYQKDILQSLSDAVISTDMEGRIVTINDAALELLGCPLTGDASTRDNKILWEKNLIGRLLWEIVPIENLQFRLEDSLNNGARHYVPEQSLMVGLYYLPGESEELEEYILALPNSSNPEVFIPWNLPLTPQSQFVHSTSVEPIERSINLTVNSLTNPEGGVRGGLVVLEDISQEKRLKTTMYRYLNPHVAEQVMALGEDGLMVGERKEVTILFSDIRGYTTLTENLGAAEVVSLLNQYFETMVEAVFNYEGTLDKFIGDALMAVFGAPLPLTENHAWRAVQAALDMRHRLKEFNERRIVQEQPQIKIGIGISSGEVVSGNIGSRKRMDYTVIGDGVNLSSRLEGTTKEYGCDIILSEFTYQLCSDRVIVRELDKIRVKGKHQAVKIYELIGDRSTCLDSNTQEFLSYYHAGRAAYSSQNFPQALICFEAAKRIRPTDSAANIHIKRCNKYLAEPPEKSWSGVWTMVDK from the coding sequence ATGACACTCTTGAATCCTGGTAGCGTACTAGCTACGCTAACCGAACTGACTCAGGTGAATCGCACTCATGCTTTATTACGGCGTGTTAAAGACCTTTCTGTTAACGAATTTGTTTGCTTGCTGGATTTTATCACTGCCGAGTTCCAGCAGTTTATCAGAGCTATAGAACTGATAAACAATGAAGCTTTGGAAACAATGTTAGAGAAAGTGCTCGAGGCGATTACCTTAAAAATAGGGCAAATTCTTCAAGCAGAACACACTACCATTTTTTTAGTTGACCGCGATAAAGGTCAGCTATGGTCAAAAGTTCCGCAGAATAATATTAATAAAGCTTTAGAAATTCGTACCCCGATAAATGTTGGGATTCCAGGTCATGTTGCTAGCACCGGACAATATCTAAATATTGCCGAAACTACTACTCATCCTCTATTCAGTCCGGAACTAGAAAAACAATTGGGCTATAAGATTGAGAATATTTTATGTATGCCGGTAGTAAGCAGCAAAAATCAAATTGTTGCTGTTGTACAACTTGCAAATAAAGCAGGGAAAATCCCTTTTGATAACGAAGATGAAAAATGTTTTCGGGAATTTGCAGCAAGTATTGGTATTATCCTTGAAAGCTGTCAGTCTTTTTATGTAGCAGCCCGCAATCAAAGAGGAGCAACGGCGCTTTTAAGAGCAACTCAAACACTTGGTCAAAGTTTAGACTTAGAAGCGACTTTACAAATAGTCATGGAACAAGCCCGAATTTTGATGCAAGCAGACCGCAGCACGCTGTTTTTGTATCGAAAAGAAATGAACGAGCTGTGGACGAAAGTAGCTGCTGCTGATGGTGAAACCGTGATGGAGATTAGCATTCCCAGCAATCGTGGAATTGTTGGTTACGTCGCGTCAACTGGCGAAGCCTTAAATATTCCTGACGCATACAAAGACCCTCGTTTCGACCCAACCACGGATAGGAAAACGGGCTACTATACCCGCAATATTTTATGCTTACCAGTTTTTAATTCAGCAAATGAGCTAATCGGCGTAACGCAACTAATAAATAAACAGAAAGGAAGTTTTAGTGCTTCGGATGAAGAATTTATGCGAGCTTTTAATATACAAGCAGGAATTGCTTTAGAAAATGCTCGTTTATTTGAAAGTGTATTGTTAGAAAAACAATATCAAAAAGACATTTTGCAAAGTCTATCAGATGCTGTAATATCTACTGACATGGAAGGTAGAATAGTTACTATTAATGATGCAGCATTAGAACTATTAGGTTGTCCCCTAACAGGAGATGCAAGTACAAGAGATAACAAAATTCTTTGGGAAAAAAATTTAATTGGTCGCCTGCTATGGGAAATCGTTCCCATCGAAAATTTACAATTTCGCTTAGAAGATAGTTTAAATAATGGGGCAAGACATTACGTACCAGAACAAAGTTTGATGGTGGGACTGTATTATTTGCCTGGTGAGTCAGAAGAGTTAGAAGAATATATATTAGCATTGCCAAATTCTTCTAATCCAGAAGTTTTTATTCCTTGGAACCTACCGCTTACTCCTCAATCTCAGTTCGTGCATTCAACGAGCGTCGAACCAATAGAAAGAAGTATTAACCTTACAGTTAATTCCTTAACTAATCCAGAGGGTGGGGTACGTGGTGGATTGGTTGTTCTAGAAGATATCAGCCAGGAAAAACGTTTAAAAACTACGATGTACCGCTATTTAAATCCCCATGTAGCCGAGCAAGTTATGGCTTTAGGAGAAGATGGGTTAATGGTGGGAGAACGCAAAGAAGTTACTATCCTATTTTCTGATATCAGAGGCTATACAACTCTTACAGAAAACCTTGGAGCTGCTGAAGTTGTATCGCTGCTAAATCAATATTTTGAAACTATGGTGGAAGCTGTCTTTAACTATGAAGGAACTTTAGACAAGTTTATTGGCGATGCTTTAATGGCAGTATTTGGTGCGCCTCTGCCTTTAACAGAAAATCATGCTTGGCGAGCGGTACAAGCTGCCTTAGATATGCGACATCGGCTCAAGGAATTCAACGAAAGACGCATAGTTCAAGAACAACCGCAAATCAAAATTGGTATCGGAATTAGTTCCGGAGAAGTAGTTTCAGGAAATATTGGTTCTCGCAAGCGAATGGACTACACCGTCATTGGCGATGGAGTAAACTTAAGTTCGCGCTTAGAGGGAACCACCAAGGAATATGGTTGCGATATTATTTTAAGCGAATTTACTTATCAACTATGTAGCGACCGAGTAATAGTGCGCGAACTGGACAAGATAAGAGTCAAAGGTAAACATCAAGCCGTAAAAATTTATGAATTGATCGGCGATCGCAGCACTTGTTTGGACTCAAATACTCAAGAGTTCTTATCTTATTATCATGCCGGACGTGCGGCTTACTCTTCTCAAAATTTTCCACAAGCATTAATTTGTTTTGAAGCAGCAAAAAGAATTCGACCAACAGACAGTGCTGCTAATATTCACATCAAACGCTGTAACAAATATTTAGCTGAGCCTCCCGAGAAATCTTGGAGTGGAGTTTGGACGATGGTTGACAAGTAA
- a CDS encoding glycosyltransferase family 1 protein produces MRIALFTETFLPKVDGIVTRLRHTVEHLQRNNNQVLVVCPDGGITEYKGAKIYGISGFPLPMYPELTLALPRPAISEVLEKFDPDIIHVVNPAVLGLAGIVHSKIHNIPLVASYHTHLPQYLQHYGLGMLEGLLWELLKAAHNQAALNLCTSTAMMKELTSHGIERVDLWQRGVDTELFHPTMSSPQMRQQLSQNNPEAPLLLYVGRLSAEKEIERIKPILEGIPEARLALVGDGPHREALEKHFSGTNTYFVGYLTGADLASAFASADAFVFPSRTETLGLVLLEAMAAGCPVVAARSGGIPDIVTDGVNGYLFEPKSDDTGAIAATLRLLREKQQREAIRQNARQEAERWGWSAATHQLQTFYEGIVYSQMPKSA; encoded by the coding sequence ATGAGAATTGCTTTATTTACCGAAACATTTCTGCCTAAAGTTGACGGAATTGTAACGCGCCTTCGTCATACCGTCGAACACTTACAGCGTAATAACAATCAAGTGTTAGTAGTTTGTCCGGATGGGGGAATCACAGAATACAAAGGAGCTAAAATCTATGGGATTTCTGGCTTCCCTTTACCCATGTATCCGGAACTCACGTTAGCACTACCTCGTCCGGCTATTAGTGAAGTTCTAGAAAAATTTGATCCAGATATTATTCATGTAGTCAACCCAGCAGTTCTAGGTTTAGCTGGGATTGTTCATAGTAAAATACATAACATTCCCTTAGTAGCTTCCTATCATACTCACTTACCGCAATATCTGCAACATTACGGCTTGGGAATGCTAGAAGGATTGCTTTGGGAATTGCTTAAAGCTGCTCACAATCAAGCTGCTTTAAATCTATGTACTTCGACAGCAATGATGAAAGAATTAACTTCTCATGGTATAGAACGTGTAGATCTGTGGCAACGAGGAGTTGATACAGAATTATTTCATCCAACCATGAGTAGTCCACAAATGCGCCAGCAGTTGTCGCAAAACAATCCAGAAGCTCCTTTACTACTTTATGTAGGGCGCTTATCTGCTGAAAAGGAAATCGAGCGAATTAAGCCGATTTTAGAAGGTATTCCCGAAGCCAGACTCGCATTAGTAGGGGATGGGCCTCATCGCGAAGCCTTAGAAAAACATTTTTCTGGAACAAATACTTATTTTGTCGGCTATCTTACTGGGGCGGATTTAGCTTCAGCTTTTGCTAGTGCTGACGCTTTCGTTTTTCCTTCTCGTACTGAAACATTAGGATTAGTATTATTAGAAGCGATGGCTGCTGGATGCCCAGTTGTTGCGGCACGTTCTGGAGGTATTCCAGATATTGTTACAGATGGAGTCAACGGATATCTTTTCGAGCCAAAATCTGATGATACAGGAGCAATAGCTGCAACACTTCGTCTTTTAAGAGAAAAACAACAGCGAGAAGCTATCCGCCAAAATGCCCGTCAAGAGGCAGAACGTTGGGGATGGTCTGCTGCTACTCATCAGTTACAAACTTTTTATGAAGGAATTGTCTATTCTCAGATGCCGAAATCTGCATAA
- a CDS encoding BamA/TamA family outer membrane protein: MRLSPFLAAVMAFATALGVSPSANAQNANTSKESQKIFQAASDNPQKTVRVSQQISDAEKLQVVIPTTKSTTAQNTPQIPPPNNLPEGTQQPAPQPAPADAPPTQPQIPPTLENNQAPVQQTNPSQLQQQQQQQFQTPGTRQQQQQPAADETRVLVSEVLVRSESGQLTPQLQEQVYRVIRTQPGRTTTRSQLQEDINAIFGTGFFSNVQVAPEDTPLGVRVSFVVQANPVLQKVQINANPGTKVPSVLPEKAVDELFSKQYGQILNLRELQEGIKELVKKYQDQGYVLANVIGAPQVSPDGVVTLQLAEGVVEDIRVQFRNKDGEATNEDGQPVKGRTQPYIVKREIQLEPGGVFNRNTVQRDLQRVFGLGLFEDVNVSLDPGDDPSQVDVIVNVVERNSGSIAAGAGISSASGLFGTISYQEQNLNGRNQDLGAELQLGVREFLFDLRFTDPWIAGDPYRTSYTVNAFRRRSISLIFDGDDEEIETADTGNDDDDRDRPRVVRTGGGVNFNRPLNKNPYKKSEWVASAGLQYQRVTITNGDGDTSEEGAIFVDGVEEPNSRVDLSASGDGEDDLFLVKLGASRDKRNNPLQPTKGSFLRLGIDQSVPIGQGTIAMTKLRGSYSQYIPVDLTNFSKGAETLAFNVQAGTVLGDLPPYEAFSLGGSNSVRGYDEGALSSGRSYVEASVEYRFPLFSVLSGALFVDVGSDLGTTTEPAEVLDKNGTGVGYGLGVRVQSPLGPIRIDYGLNDDGDSRINFGIGERF; the protein is encoded by the coding sequence ATGCGCTTATCTCCCTTTTTAGCGGCGGTAATGGCTTTTGCTACGGCACTAGGAGTTTCTCCAAGTGCAAATGCACAGAATGCCAATACCTCTAAAGAGTCACAAAAAATTTTCCAAGCAGCAAGCGATAATCCTCAAAAAACTGTCCGAGTATCGCAGCAAATTTCAGATGCAGAAAAATTGCAAGTTGTTATACCAACAACTAAATCGACAACCGCACAAAATACTCCACAAATTCCCCCACCAAATAATTTACCCGAGGGTACACAACAACCAGCACCGCAACCCGCTCCTGCGGATGCTCCCCCTACTCAGCCTCAGATTCCTCCAACCCTGGAAAATAATCAAGCTCCGGTACAGCAAACAAATCCTTCACAACTTCAGCAGCAACAGCAGCAGCAATTTCAGACTCCAGGAACGAGGCAACAACAGCAACAGCCCGCAGCAGATGAAACACGTGTATTAGTATCAGAAGTCTTAGTAAGATCGGAAAGCGGACAGTTAACACCACAATTGCAAGAACAAGTTTATAGAGTGATTCGCACTCAACCCGGACGAACTACAACCCGTTCGCAATTACAAGAAGATATTAATGCTATTTTTGGAACTGGATTTTTCTCAAATGTTCAAGTTGCACCTGAAGATACACCATTGGGTGTGAGGGTAAGCTTTGTAGTTCAAGCAAACCCCGTTTTGCAAAAAGTACAAATAAATGCAAATCCAGGCACTAAGGTTCCCTCCGTACTACCTGAAAAAGCTGTAGATGAACTATTTAGCAAACAGTACGGTCAAATTCTTAACTTGCGCGAACTACAAGAAGGTATCAAAGAGCTAGTTAAAAAATATCAAGACCAAGGTTACGTATTAGCTAACGTAATTGGCGCGCCTCAAGTATCACCTGATGGAGTAGTCACTCTACAACTCGCCGAAGGTGTGGTAGAAGATATCCGAGTTCAGTTCCGTAATAAAGATGGTGAAGCAACTAACGAAGACGGACAACCTGTAAAAGGAAGAACTCAGCCATATATTGTCAAGAGAGAAATACAGCTTGAGCCAGGAGGCGTATTTAACCGCAATACCGTACAAAGAGATTTACAAAGAGTATTCGGACTGGGATTGTTTGAAGATGTCAATGTTTCACTTGACCCTGGTGACGATCCTAGTCAAGTCGATGTAATCGTCAATGTAGTAGAACGTAATAGCGGTTCTATCGCCGCAGGTGCCGGTATCAGTTCTGCGAGCGGACTATTCGGTACTATTAGCTACCAAGAACAAAACCTTAACGGTAGAAATCAAGACTTAGGAGCCGAGCTACAGTTAGGTGTAAGAGAATTCTTATTTGACCTCCGGTTCACAGATCCTTGGATAGCTGGCGACCCCTATCGTACTTCCTATACAGTTAATGCATTCCGTCGTCGTTCAATTTCGTTAATTTTTGATGGCGACGATGAAGAAATTGAAACTGCTGACACAGGTAATGACGATGACGATCGCGATCGCCCTCGGGTTGTTCGTACTGGTGGTGGCGTAAACTTTAACCGTCCGTTAAATAAAAATCCTTACAAAAAGTCGGAATGGGTAGCTTCTGCTGGTTTGCAGTATCAAAGAGTTACAATCACCAACGGTGATGGTGATACCAGCGAAGAAGGCGCAATTTTTGTTGATGGTGTAGAAGAGCCAAATTCACGAGTTGATCTGAGCGCTTCGGGAGATGGTGAAGATGATTTGTTCCTAGTCAAACTAGGAGCATCCCGAGATAAGCGAAACAACCCCTTACAGCCGACGAAAGGTTCCTTCCTGCGTTTAGGTATAGACCAGTCGGTACCTATCGGACAAGGTACTATTGCGATGACAAAACTAAGAGGTAGTTACAGCCAATACATACCTGTAGACTTGACCAATTTTAGTAAAGGAGCCGAAACCCTAGCTTTTAACGTTCAAGCAGGAACAGTTTTGGGTGACTTACCACCTTATGAAGCGTTTTCATTAGGTGGTAGTAACTCCGTGCGGGGTTATGACGAAGGTGCATTAAGTAGCGGACGTAGTTATGTAGAAGCATCTGTTGAATATCGCTTCCCACTATTTTCAGTACTTAGCGGCGCATTATTTGTTGATGTTGGTAGTGACTTGGGAACCACAACCGAACCAGCAGAAGTACTAGATAAAAATGGTACAGGTGTTGGTTACGGGCTTGGGGTAAGAGTACAGTCTCCACTTGGTCCAATTCGGATTGATTACGGTCTTAACGATGATGGAGACAGCCGAATTAATTTTGGTATTGGGGAAAGATTTTAA
- a CDS encoding NAD-dependent epimerase/dehydratase family protein, with amino-acid sequence MKVLVIGGDGYCGWATALYLSNRGYEVGILDNLVRRHWDNELGVQTLTPIAPIQQRIQRWKDLTGKSIDLFIGDITNYEFIQKALHEFEPEAVVHFGEQRSAPFSMIDREHAVLTQVNNVVGTLNILYAMREDFPDCHLVKLGTMGEYGTPNIDIEEGYITIEHNGRKDTLPYPKQPGSFYHLSKVHDSHNIHFACKIWGLRATDLNQGVVYGVLTEETGMDEMLINRLDYDGVFGTALNRFCIQAAIGHPLTVYGKGGQTRGFLDIRDTVRCIELAIANPAQSGEFRVFNQFTELFSISDLAMMVKKAGNAIGLNVDINHLENPRVELEQHYFNAKNTKLLDLGLQPHLLSDSLLDSLLNFAVKYQQRVDNKQILPKVSWHRK; translated from the coding sequence ATGAAAGTCCTGGTTATTGGTGGAGATGGCTATTGTGGTTGGGCAACCGCACTTTACCTTTCAAATCGTGGTTATGAAGTTGGAATTTTAGATAATTTAGTGCGACGGCACTGGGATAATGAATTAGGTGTACAGACTTTAACGCCCATTGCACCGATTCAACAACGTATCCAGCGCTGGAAGGATTTAACTGGTAAATCTATCGACTTATTTATCGGCGATATTACCAACTATGAGTTTATTCAAAAAGCTTTGCATGAATTTGAGCCAGAAGCTGTAGTACATTTTGGCGAACAGCGCTCGGCTCCTTTTTCGATGATTGACCGCGAACACGCAGTTTTAACACAAGTTAACAATGTAGTGGGTACATTGAACATACTTTACGCGATGCGTGAAGATTTTCCCGATTGTCATTTAGTCAAGCTAGGGACAATGGGTGAATATGGTACTCCTAACATTGATATCGAAGAAGGCTATATCACCATCGAGCATAATGGACGAAAAGACACTTTACCTTACCCTAAGCAACCGGGTAGTTTCTACCACCTGAGTAAGGTTCACGATAGTCATAATATTCATTTTGCTTGTAAAATCTGGGGATTGCGAGCTACAGATTTGAACCAAGGCGTAGTTTACGGTGTTTTAACCGAAGAAACGGGTATGGATGAAATGTTAATAAACCGTCTTGACTACGATGGTGTATTCGGTACCGCATTAAACCGTTTCTGCATTCAGGCTGCTATCGGTCACCCCTTAACCGTTTACGGTAAAGGTGGACAAACTAGGGGCTTCCTGGATATTCGAGATACAGTTAGGTGTATTGAATTAGCGATCGCTAATCCGGCACAATCCGGAGAATTCCGCGTATTTAACCAGTTTACTGAACTTTTCAGCATTAGTGACTTAGCTATGATGGTGAAAAAAGCCGGTAATGCGATAGGGTTAAATGTAGATATTAATCATTTAGAAAACCCTAGGGTAGAGTTAGAACAGCACTACTTTAACGCTAAGAATACCAAACTTTTAGATTTGGGTTTGCAGCCTCACTTGTTGTCAGATTCATTGCTAGACTCGTTGCTGAACTTTGCGGTCAAGTATCAGCAAAGAGTTGATAACAAACAAATTTTGCCAAAAGTTTCTTGGCATAGAAAATAG
- the lpxC gene encoding UDP-3-O-acyl-N-acetylglucosamine deacetylase translates to MQQRTIASSVNQTGIGLHSGVITNVCIVPAKPGSGRYFVRVDLPEAPTIPASISAVSQTVLSTQLRHGEASVRTVEHLLASLAGMGIDNARIEIDGPEVPLLDGSARIWAESIAKVGTLKQSLTVPENALYLLEEPIWVREGDAFVSAIPAPQTRFSYGIDFELPAIGNQWHSWVPVMESQNSYESFVAEIAPARTFGLMHQIEHLKTSGLIKGGSLENALVCGPDGWINPPLRFPNEPVRHKILDLVGDLSLLGIFPCAHFLAYKASHNLHIQLAKRILELRGSDFRI, encoded by the coding sequence ATGCAACAGCGTACAATAGCCTCCTCAGTAAACCAAACAGGAATTGGATTGCATAGTGGGGTAATTACTAATGTCTGTATAGTGCCAGCAAAGCCAGGAAGCGGGCGCTATTTTGTGCGAGTTGATTTACCAGAAGCACCGACTATTCCAGCTAGTATCTCAGCAGTTAGCCAGACGGTTCTCTCGACTCAATTAAGGCATGGTGAAGCTAGCGTTCGTACTGTAGAGCATTTATTGGCTTCTTTGGCTGGTATGGGCATAGATAACGCCCGCATTGAAATTGACGGCCCGGAAGTTCCACTTTTAGATGGCTCGGCACGAATATGGGCAGAAAGCATAGCTAAAGTCGGTACATTAAAGCAAAGCTTAACCGTGCCTGAAAACGCTTTATATTTATTGGAAGAACCAATTTGGGTACGTGAAGGAGATGCTTTTGTTAGTGCTATACCAGCACCACAAACTCGTTTTAGCTACGGGATTGATTTTGAATTACCTGCGATTGGTAATCAATGGCACAGTTGGGTACCTGTGATGGAATCGCAAAATTCTTATGAAAGCTTCGTTGCAGAGATTGCCCCTGCCCGTACTTTTGGTTTAATGCATCAAATAGAACATCTCAAAACATCTGGATTAATCAAAGGTGGAAGCTTAGAAAATGCCCTTGTATGTGGTCCAGATGGCTGGATTAATCCGCCACTACGATTTCCAAATGAACCTGTACGTCATAAAATCTTGGATTTAGTAGGAGATTTAAGTTTATTGGGAATTTTCCCCTGCGCTCACTTCTTAGCTTACAAAGCCAGCCACAATTTACATATTCAACTGGCAAAGAGAATTTTAGAATTGAGAGGCTCAGATTTTCGGATTTAA
- the lpxA gene encoding acyl-ACP--UDP-N-acetylglucosamine O-acyltransferase yields the protein MKTQIHPTAVIHPKAQLHPTVEVGAYATIEGDVKVGPQTIIGSHVVLQGPVEIGARNRIFSGAVIGSEPQDLKFAGEFSKVKIGDNNSIREYVTINRATGEGEETRIGNGNLLMAYVHIGHNCVLEDSVVIANSVALAGHVYIESLARLSGVLGVHQFVHIGRRAMVGGMARIDRDVPPYMLVEGNPARIRTLNLVGLKRAGFSTEELQTLKKAFRILYRSEITFKEAIEKLEFLSDNEHLKHLRRFLLLSQMPGRRGLIPGRE from the coding sequence TTGAAGACACAAATTCACCCAACTGCTGTAATTCATCCTAAAGCGCAATTACATCCAACTGTTGAAGTTGGTGCTTACGCTACGATTGAGGGAGACGTAAAAGTCGGTCCCCAGACGATTATTGGTTCTCATGTTGTCCTTCAAGGACCTGTGGAAATCGGAGCGCGAAATCGAATTTTTTCTGGTGCGGTTATTGGTTCCGAACCTCAAGATTTAAAGTTTGCTGGGGAATTTAGCAAGGTCAAGATTGGCGACAATAACAGTATTCGGGAATACGTTACTATCAACCGTGCTACTGGTGAAGGCGAGGAAACTCGTATTGGCAACGGAAATTTGCTAATGGCTTACGTTCATATAGGTCATAACTGCGTTTTAGAAGATTCTGTAGTCATCGCTAACTCAGTGGCGTTAGCAGGTCATGTATATATAGAGTCACTTGCAAGACTAAGTGGAGTTTTAGGCGTTCATCAGTTCGTACATATTGGCAGACGAGCAATGGTTGGTGGTATGGCACGTATTGATAGAGATGTGCCACCATATATGTTGGTAGAAGGAAATCCCGCACGCATTCGTACTCTTAATCTGGTTGGACTAAAACGTGCCGGTTTTTCCACTGAAGAGTTGCAAACCCTCAAAAAAGCTTTCCGTATTCTCTATCGCTCCGAAATAACATTCAAAGAAGCTATAGAAAAATTAGAATTCTTAAGCGATAACGAACATTTAAAACATTTACGTCGCTTTTTACTACTTTCTCAAATGCCCGGAAGACGTGGTTTAATTCCTGGTAGAGAATAG
- the purC gene encoding phosphoribosylaminoimidazolesuccinocarboxamide synthase — MSVNSKLYEGKAKILYQTDVPEILLADFKDDATAFNAQKRGTISNKGTINCSISSKLFQKLEQNGINTHYLDNPTSNQMRVKAVRIIPLEVVVRNIAAGSLCKQTGLELGTLLKKPLVEFYYKNDELGDPLLTKERLLLLELASEEQVEEIIHLTLRINEFLKDFFGKCDITLVDFKLEFGVDSQQRLLLADEISPDTCRLWDNSTNDSKDRVLDKDRFRKDLGNVENAYQEVLERVLKTVEANI; from the coding sequence ATGTCTGTTAACTCTAAGTTATACGAAGGTAAAGCCAAAATTCTTTATCAGACAGATGTACCAGAAATATTACTTGCTGATTTTAAGGATGACGCTACTGCTTTTAATGCTCAAAAGCGAGGCACTATAAGTAACAAAGGGACAATCAACTGTAGCATTTCTAGCAAATTATTTCAAAAATTAGAACAAAACGGTATTAATACTCATTATCTAGATAACCCAACTTCAAACCAAATGCGGGTTAAAGCGGTGAGAATCATTCCTTTGGAAGTCGTTGTGCGGAATATAGCAGCCGGAAGCCTTTGCAAGCAAACAGGTTTAGAATTGGGAACCTTGCTCAAGAAGCCGTTAGTAGAGTTTTATTACAAAAACGATGAATTAGGAGATCCATTGTTAACTAAAGAACGTCTACTGTTGTTAGAACTAGCTAGTGAGGAACAAGTTGAAGAAATTATTCATCTAACATTGCGAATCAATGAATTTCTCAAAGATTTTTTTGGCAAATGCGACATTACCTTAGTGGACTTTAAGCTAGAGTTTGGTGTGGATTCACAACAAAGATTACTTTTAGCAGATGAAATTAGTCCAGATACTTGCCGCTTGTGGGATAACTCTACCAATGACTCCAAAGATCGAGTTTTAGACAAAGATCGCTTTCGGAAAGATTTGGGAAATGTGGAAAATGCCTACCAAGAAGTTTTAGAAAGAGTGTTAAAAACAGTAGAAGCAAATATCTAG
- the fabZ gene encoding 3-hydroxyacyl-ACP dehydratase FabZ: MSTVTEVNNKGANAPASTEDKLGDSNTSTSENKTIFTVEEIQKLLPHRYPFALVDRITDYVPGKQAVGIKNVTFNEPHFQGHFPGQPIMPGVLIVEAMAQVGGVVMTQLPEYEGGLFVFAGIDKVRFHRQVVPGDQLVMTLELLWVKRRRFGKMQGRAEVDGQLAAKGELMFSLIN; the protein is encoded by the coding sequence ATGTCAACAGTTACCGAAGTTAACAATAAAGGCGCAAACGCGCCAGCATCTACTGAAGATAAGTTGGGTGACTCTAACACAAGTACATCGGAGAACAAAACAATTTTTACAGTAGAAGAAATCCAGAAACTGCTACCGCATCGTTATCCTTTTGCATTAGTTGATAGAATTACTGACTATGTCCCCGGAAAACAAGCTGTTGGTATCAAAAATGTTACTTTTAACGAACCTCATTTTCAAGGGCATTTTCCCGGACAGCCTATTATGCCAGGCGTACTAATTGTTGAGGCGATGGCACAAGTCGGTGGTGTCGTAATGACTCAATTGCCCGAGTATGAAGGCGGACTTTTTGTATTTGCTGGAATTGACAAAGTGCGTTTTCATCGCCAGGTAGTTCCGGGAGACCAACTGGTAATGACCTTGGAACTGTTGTGGGTCAAGCGCCGTCGTTTTGGTAAGATGCAAGGTCGCGCCGAAGTAGACGGTCAGCTTGCAGCAAAAGGCGAACTAATGTTTTCTCTTATTAATTGA